In Longimicrobium sp., a genomic segment contains:
- a CDS encoding alpha-ketoacid dehydrogenase subunit beta has translation MATALESKPEHVRLTEQGKPVTLLEAIREGLWEEMERDERVFLMGEDIGVYGGAFKVTEGMLDAFGSLRVVDTPISEIGFTGAAAGAAHMGMRPVVEMQFIDFIACAYDMITNYVATSRYRGSGAVPMVIRGPSGGYVRGGPFHSQNPEAAFFHTPGLKIVYPATAYDAKGLIKAAIRDDDPVLFFEHKWLYRRPQLREVLPKEDYVVPIGKARTHREGKDLTIVTYAALVHKSAEAAEVLEKEDGLDVEIIDLRTILPLDDEAIVASVKKTNRLLIVHEDTRTGGIAGEIAMRVSEKAFEWLDAPIQRVTAIDAPIPYSPPLEDYFLPQTDDIVKAARWLAKY, from the coding sequence TTGAGAGCAAGCCCGAGCACGTCCGCCTGACCGAGCAGGGAAAGCCCGTCACCCTGCTCGAGGCCATCCGCGAGGGGCTGTGGGAGGAGATGGAGCGCGACGAGCGCGTGTTCCTGATGGGCGAGGACATCGGCGTCTACGGCGGCGCCTTCAAGGTCACCGAGGGGATGCTGGACGCCTTCGGAAGCCTGCGCGTGGTCGACACGCCGATCAGCGAGATCGGCTTCACCGGCGCGGCGGCCGGCGCGGCGCACATGGGGATGCGCCCGGTGGTGGAGATGCAGTTCATCGACTTCATCGCCTGCGCCTACGACATGATCACCAACTACGTCGCCACCAGCCGCTACCGTGGGTCGGGCGCGGTGCCGATGGTGATCCGCGGGCCCAGCGGCGGCTACGTGCGCGGCGGGCCCTTCCACTCGCAGAACCCCGAGGCGGCCTTCTTCCACACCCCCGGCCTGAAGATCGTCTACCCGGCGACGGCGTACGACGCGAAGGGGCTGATCAAGGCCGCCATCCGCGACGACGACCCGGTGCTCTTCTTCGAGCACAAGTGGCTCTACCGCCGTCCCCAGCTGCGCGAGGTGCTGCCGAAGGAGGACTACGTGGTTCCCATCGGCAAGGCGCGCACGCACCGCGAGGGGAAGGACCTGACGATCGTGACCTATGCGGCGCTGGTGCACAAGAGCGCCGAGGCGGCCGAGGTGCTGGAGAAGGAAGACGGGCTGGACGTGGAGATCATCGACCTGCGCACGATTTTGCCGCTGGACGACGAGGCGATCGTGGCGAGCGTGAAGAAGACGAACCGCCTGCTGATCGTGCACGAGGACACGCGCACGGGCGGGATCGCGGGCGAGATCGCCATGCGGGTGAGCGAGAAGGCGTTCGAGTGGCTGGACGCGCCGATCCAGCGGGTGACGGCCATCGACGCGCCGATCCCCTACTCGCCGCCGCTGGAGGACTACTTCCTGCCGCAGACCGACGACATCGTGAAGGCGGCGCGCTGGCTGGCGAAGTACTGA